Within Dermatophagoides farinae isolate YC_2012a chromosome 8, ASM2471394v1, whole genome shotgun sequence, the genomic segment CGCTTCATCCACCATATTTCTAAGTCGTTCTAAATTTTCCTGATATTGTGATTTaagattttcaaaatgttcaTCCGCTGATTTATTATCCGGATGCGTGAAACGAATTCGACCAGCACTGATCAATTGTGGTGTAAGACtttcgatttgattcgaataatTCATCAGACCTTCAGCTAGTCGTTTATTTTTGGCCAAACCAGCACCAACATTTCGTGCAGTGTTTGCAACTCGTTGCGAAAATTGACTTAGATTATTAGCCTTTTCCTGgaaattattttctcgattcggTGTTCCTTCAGCCATATGAACAGCATCAGTGAATTGTTTCAATGGTGTTACAATAtcgataaaatcatcaaccacACGTGTAATCAATGCttgttcaatcattttgttcaattcacGAAGTTTTAGCTTAAGTTTGCGTGCTAATTCTTGAGCTTGTGGTGTATGGCCAAGTCCACGTCGACAAAGATCTTCCAATTGTTTTTGAAGCATTTCTACCTGATTACAAAGATTATAAAGATCTTCACGTTGAGCCGGATTACAACTTTGACCAATTTTGCGACCATCTTGCACTAAAGCTTTGATTGCCTGTGATCCGATGCCTTTATCATCGAAACTCAAATTGGAAAGCCATTTAGAGGCCTGATCAACGCGACCAGAAACCGTGTGTGCTGGACCTTGAATTCCGCTTCGTTCTAAATTTTGTATGGCTCTATTGACAAGATTGCTTAGATTTTTCAACTGATTATTAATACTATGGCCAAGTGATTGCGCTTGAGGAGTGGCAATTTTACCCTCATCTCTAAGTTCACATAACGCATTAgtcattgattcaatatcgTTGGCAGATTTTCGAATTGGATCCTTATCCTCCGGCAACACCAGATCGGAAATTCGTCGTGCATTCTCTATAATTGATCGTACAGATTTCTCACCCACACCACCAGTCATCGCGGTCGGATCTTCTAGCCAATCATGTGCGGGAGCTAATTTGCTCAAAATAGCATTGTAAGCTTTCTTCAAACGAGTAAGATCATCAGCCTCCCActcatcttcatcataagTGGTAAGCTGTAAAACTCGtataatttcattgatttcatctGTCATTCGATGTACGAGATAATTACGATTTTCTGCCGCTTCATGTTCGGTTTTTCCTTGCGCAACTAATTGCacataaattttcattgcacAAATCAATACCGGCGCCAacgttttgattgattctaaTGAACGGCTAAGCATTTCACGATGTACTTGATGTgttaattctttttcacgATAATCAACATCACGTGATACTTTAGTTAAACATGGACTTAGATCTTTAACAAATTGTACAAGATCTTCCATCGAATCAATTACTTCGGCAACGGCTAAATAATCAAGAACTTTTTTACATTCTCGAATAATTTTACGAACTTCGGATTCATCGAAACATGTCAGAAGCAATGAAGTTCCCTGTAGAATACCTCTTGAACcttcgatcaatttttttctagctGGTTGTGAATatggatcaatttttaaCATTGCAGATGCTTCTTCCAATAAATGTGATGCACGTTCAACACGTTGTAATGATGCAGGCATATCTTGTCGTAGTATCTGATCATTGCTTGAATTGATTGTATCTCGTCCTACCTAAATCGATTAATACAAACAGACAAGCCAACGCATGTtttatatgaataataaaatgaatgatgattatgtaaattaattgaatatataccTTAACCAGATTTGCCACTGCTTTGCTAACACCTTGAACTGGTCGTTCCAGATCTGGCATTGCATTTCCATCTTCAGCTTCTTCATGTAGTATGACTAAACGTGAAacctttgaaaaaaaaatatagaaaatatataaattcagTGTTAAATTAGCCGTGAAtcagattcttttttttcaacaacaataacaaacattttcagtttgttttgtttgaacaaaatttatgaattttttttttgtttaaaaaattcattcatgtcattttaaacaaaatttattctgatttgaatgttttttagGTGAATTTTTAGGTTTATGGCTGCCAAAATTCTAAAACATCatccatcttttttttactatgaAAGAATGACTTTCTTTTTGTGTATATGAGTGAATTCTTGTGTTGTGtatgtgagagagagagagaataaaaatagaatcatGCTTGTGgtgtggaattttttttttcgtgtcaaacacaaacaaaattgtgCATATCAAAAGATTTGaattaaatagaaaaaaaaataatgttcaCACACATACTACAATAATATAAATAGGAAGATTTgtgtaaaatttttgtatttttttttaaaaaaaaaaaaaaaaaaaaacacgaagCTCCTCATGAATACATACCTGTTGTGCTACTGGTTCCAAAATACCAGCAATTGTTTTGGTATGAAATGTTGGCATTGTTGATTGGATGTAggaatttttgaaacaaaaaaaaacaaacaaaattaatgatgacaattgttGATGCCgaactttgttgttgttgttgttgttgattagtgatgaatttatttcaaaaaaaaaaaaattttcacacattaaacatcatcatcattgatcgtTGAAGTTATcggattcaaattcaaatttgaaattttttttctggatgatggaaaaattaaaagtattattattgatgaatgaatagcaGACACATgtaaaacattcgaatctaTTTTGTTGATCACTGCTCAATGTCTTGATTGCTACTCAAACACACATTATGATGAGGATTATTCatcactaataataataataataaatacccaaaacaaacacacaaactaaaccaaaaaaaaaaaaaactttattccTTCAACCCAAAAGAGACaccacgatgatgatcattcggTGTTTTTTGGAGAAATGAACAAttcacacataaacacacacaggcacacatatacacattaACTTACTAACTTCTGACTGACTTGACTGATACTTTcactctctctttctctccgtgctagctatttttttttttttgtttgcccAATTCTTTTGATGCAATACACATTCACACTAGTTGGATTGTGTGGTCGCTATATGAGTCGTCGTTgttgctcatcatcatcatcatcatcaaatggtgatgataaactGGTGAATgcaatttttcaaacatctttgaataataataaatgaatggatggattatATTCTATAGTAATATACTTCGTATATATGCCATCGATGTCGCCGGCCCGTATGTCGTTGCCGTTgccgttgtcgttgtcaatGGCGTCATTAAATGTAAATATATAAAGTGGATATATAGAAAATGATAactgtattattattattattattatcgaatcTTTGAATATCACATACATCTGTCGTCTGTAAAAACTTTGTCGAACAGACACGcctgtgatcatcatcatcatcatcatcatcatcatttttttttgtaaattggcaatatttatttttttgtttcaatacaatttaaatcaatctATTTTAGTCAATTTAATAAGcaatttatcaattgttcattgttAAAGGTCaatgttgtcattgtcatatataaaaataattgtaTTTCCGTTTCCGGTTggttttggtgaaaaaaaccaacaacaacaacaacaaattaattCGGATTAttacaaaattcaatgtggAAATGTTTACAAACATCAgaacattgaaaacattagAGAATCAAATACCgaatgtgcgtgtgtgtgtgtgtgtgttttcggGCTATTTAATTCACGTCTATGTTAGTCAACATATCTTCTGGCAACAGGCCATcggtatgaaaaaaaaaaaaaaataaatttccatcaatctctctttctctctctctagtttttttttaaattctcatcatcaagatcatcTTTTACCCAAAAATAAGctaaatggaaaaacataCACTTATGGTagtgaacaaaattttcccAACTTGGAAATTATTGTACAACACACAGTATTAATACCAGAATTTGgttcgaaaaaaacaacaacaacaacaacgatgatgatgatgaaaaacaaaaacattgcaGCTTTAATGGTAGTTATTAAAATAGTGATATGAACAGCATTCACATTCgaatttcaaaacattttaGTGTTATTTGATTCTGtctatgcgtgtgtgtgtgtattcttttttttctgttgactAAAAATATCtttacacatatatatattcaccaTATGCAAAGTTACCTCGAATCAACCATTTTGGATGATCATCACGATTTCTCCATACAAgcttgtgtctgtgtgtgtgtgttttctgGTTAAACGTAGGCGTCATACAAAcacatcaacaaatgaatcaaattgaatgaatgaatgaatgaaaattgtcattatcTTTTGGTTCCggtgccaaaaaaaagacactatagtcaagtgaaaaaaaataatccaaTGTCCTTGTTGTTTTCTATGTTTTattaatatgaaaaaaaaatttcaaaaaaaaaaaaagattgggtgataaaaaaaatcatgaaaatgataaaacgAACGTCTGTTCAACGAAGATATCGAAAAATTGATCTGAGGTAAAAATACAATTAATCATaagtaatgaaaaaaagtttttgtgtgtgtgtgtgtgtgtgtaattagAAAAGACAATtcacagtaaaaaaaaaacaattgcagaaggaaaaaaaataataaacattcattatgataataTATATGTTAATCATAATTAACAGCAATGGTTGTCTTATTAATCTGATCTTTGTTAACCATTAAACTTTGTAAACTTCGTGATCGTTCTATATTTGATATATGACCATTACAAGTGGTGTTTAGATTGTTAtagatttgatcatcatttatatatgaaaccgatggtgatgataatggagtAGATGTATGATAAGTTCGTTGcaattgatgatggccatataGACCATTTAATAATGAAGGTTTCATCGGTGGTGATGTAATAGAAAATGGcctacaatgatgatgttgctttctaaataatgatgacattcGTTGCCATCCATTAGACATCCATCCAGTAACGCCATCATTTTCTACAATGATTCGTTTATTATTCTAAAcattaatggaaaaaaaaagacaacaatattatttttagGATTATAGTGGGTTTATTATTGCTTgccttttcattttcatcttcatatttaaatttcatccatttgGCCAACATACAATATGGTAGTATGATtatgaatagaatgaaaaacattacTGTGAATATAAACAGGATATAGTAGGCAGTTTTATCGATGCACATTTTATCAATAGCAATGGCATTGGACGAGATAGTTGACTGTTCCGTTAATGATGGTCGTCGTAACATTTCAGGTTCTGGTACATCTTCCGGTGATAGATACACACGTAATAGCTCATGAACTTCTTCCTCATCTtgattcgtttgttgttgttgttggtaattcttgtttgaagaatttttttgtttcaaacgtttgtttggttgttcAACAGTCACATTTGAAATCGATCTTCGTTTACGTCCCCATGATGGAAAATCCATATAAGAATTTGAAACTGCACCACCTTTAACTGAACTAGATCCTCCTCCTCCACCACCTCGATTTCTTTCCTTACAAATGACCGGTTCACATGGTCCTTTACATGTACGAACAGTGGCCTGGAATACAAGGAAATTCGAATCCGGTATTTTAAAGGCATAAAATTCCGCTTCTAAAGCTCCATCCGGTGTTTTATGTAATTCTGGAAATACGTACAGATCAACTGGACAACTAtcgaaaacaatcaaaatcaaaattagtttttagagaataaaaaaaacacataccCTCTTGAATCAATAAGTAAAACTTGTCGCCCGGTATATGGATCTTTGGCAATGACATTAGTAgcaaaaatatcattataataaccATTGAAACGATCTATAAATAGGAATTgttaattgatcaattaatattaaaatattgaaaactaGACTCACATTGATTACGAGCTTCCAATCGGAATGTTAATAAATCTCCAACAACGATAGTATTGGTTGGTGTTCCTCGATAAAGTATTCGTAAAACAATGTTTGATGTTAATACATTTTGTGCTGGTAAATGTTCAATTTGCATCGGATGTCGTCCATCAGTTTTTGTATCCAGATAATTTGATGTGACTACAGCTTCTCCCGGTCCGGAAATATAACAGGTtaaattgtattttttatCACGGCTTGTTTGAACATAATCATTAAattgtacaacaacaatattggtCATTGCATCTGGATTGATTTGTTGTGTACCGCAACGTGGAAAGCCATTTGGTTTGCTTATTTTCAATACACTGGTTGTGCCACCATTACCGTCGAAAAAACATGAATCATAAAATCCATATGTATAGATACGGCCATAGAAACCATCAGGTGTTTTTAGTTTCAGTTCCATACCATCAGGTGAACAAGTTTGTAACACTTCGAAACAATCCATACCATTACCAACGACTGCATTAGGCTGATGACTTTCATCTcgttcataataatcaaattgtgtATTATGTTCAAAATGATTTGTATCttccaatttaaattttttcgtaTCCACGCTGCTCAATTCACAATTGTCCGGAAAAAATGGCcgaaaattaaatgatttaCAAATGAAATCTTTTGTTTCTACACAATAACGTTCACATTCTTCAAGACGTTCTGCACGGGCTACCTTATAAATGTGTTTACTTTTTAGACGAGAACTTAAACCCATTTTTCGAAATGATACCATTGTTATTTCGGTATTAGTACAACCAGGACTAGTGATACTATTCTGGCCGGACATTGATCCTTTTGTTGAGCCAGGTAACAAATGTCCATAGCGATCATAAGAAatctgttgttgctgttgtgcTGGAAACATATAATGCTCGCGATTAGGGCTTGAAGGAATAGATGCTGTCGAAGTAATCTGATGTTGATGTATTCCTGCAAACGGTGCTTGAATGTATGGACTACGACCAGTATAAGGCATGTAAGAGGTATAATTAGTGTAAGTGTTTCCAATAGGATGACCACCAGATATGATGccattattttgaattcgaGGCATCGAATATCCACCTCCTTTTGTTCGAAATGTTTGTCCTGGATAATGCATGGATATACGTTGTTTAAACTCATTGGGAGCcatgataattgattgattggaacCACCAGCTCTATTAATAGttggatgattattttttaagTTCGAAGCTGATTGTTGGTGCGATCGTGATGATGGCGTTGGTGAAGTTCTCAAACCAGTGCCATTTGGATGCGATAGTCGCTGCTGTTGAATTGTATAGATCTGAGTATCGGGATTACTCGGTACTGGATAGATTTgagattgaattgattgcaCATCATGTGAAATGTCATCTGCTGGTTGTCTTCGTTGTTCTACATGATATGTATAGGTTGGTGATGGATATGCGATCTGATTCCGATACATATCTGTCGAAGATTGAACATCATATCCTGGttgtgatgattgaataCCACTGCCATAAGTTGACAAAACTCGATAGCTTGATGCaccatttgattgaattggcATTTGAGATCTGTAACCTATCTGATTTAATGTGGGAGTTCTATAATGACTACTATGAGATTGCTGATAAACGTAAGTAGACGGAGGATATATCCCATTATAAATAGATGGTTGAATGACATTACCgatgttatgatgatttggcaTCGGTTGATTAGGCAATGATCGaggatcaaattgaattgcaTTATCGTTGTTATTATGTTTTGGATTGTATGTGGTAAATTCTGATTCTTGTTGCTGAGGaacattgaatattgatgGGTTACCATCCGGTTTTGGAGTACCGGgataaatttgattattttgatcacCATTCGATGATGTTCGACTATCCACAAATGTTCGTGAATCTGGCTGAGCCtgagtatgatgatgaatttcataaTTGGGAtctaattgaaatttattaattagaTTTATTTGTATTGTTATAGATGGCTCACCataattgattgttgaaaatctttgattcgatttcatTCGATCGAATCCTGGTTTCGAAGGTTGTGACATTggataaatttcattcacacGATCATATCCATCAATTTCTGGttgctgtttttgttcaatatggAACGTATACGCAGGAGTCGGATGTATCTGACTATTTGGTTGCTGTGgcgatgttgatgacgatgatgatgatgatgatgatgatggccgaACATTATTGGTATTATAGGCGAATCCaccacgatgatgattacgatcTCGAGCACGATCAACAGgtagaatgaaatttttataattaccTGGTTGTGAATAGCTTGTTTCGATTGAATCCTGAACACCATTAGATCCGTTATGTGATTGATTGTGTGGTTCATCATCTATGCAacagaggaaaaaaaaacacaaaatgaatatatgaaaaaaatgaatttcaaaatcaaacatgcagcaaataacaaaaaaagagatgaaAGTATGATAAAAACCATAATAATACACGAtgcaattcattcattaaataaatcatcattctgttGAACAACTAATCAATGACTAATGCACTTACTCCACatgaattgataataatcgaataattcatcatcaatgagtGCATCATTATCAGCAGGTGAGATAGGTCCAACTACTGACCGAGTACTAAAACGACAGATTTGTTGTACATGTGAATATTCGATTGAACGACAATTGTggccaaattttttcaaacaatccGTTAGacaatcataaaaatttctTGTATACGTTTCCATTTGATGTCGTCCACGTAATCTTTTATGTCGATAACATTCGAGTGTTTTGTTATCTAATTCTTTATCTGATGAACAATTTATACAATATATATGGATCGAATAGATTCATCGTGATACATTGAAAGAAAAgatttcattataattttattaattaccTTTATCATCGGTTGAACAGAGTACACGATAAAGATTTCCATTAGAAgtaatgaaattcatttcggTTTCAGTTGAATTACCGACCAGATTTGTTGGATCTTCATCATAAAGAATACATTGTTCGCTTGGTTCATCGAACATGAATGAACGGCAAACAAAACCATATTTATCTAAACTTTCCAAACAAGAAGTTGAACAAttattcatcgatgatgtgactattgaatgtttttcatattttgaatccaattgtttttgattttcgcTGATCAATATGTTCCATTTACACATTTCATTATCTGcacatttgattcgattaaataaattgtttgatgattaaaagcTATTATTAGATAGATATATTGACACTTACTTTTCAGACACATATTCTCCAAATATTCATATTGAACATCTGATTTAAATTCCGATGGTGCAACATGTCGATTCGATGGGCTAAGATGACATTTATTCGTCATGGACATGAAACTAGCCGATCTACAAGTGAAATCTCGTTCAATCAgacatttattttcacattcatttttattctgtacggtaaattcttttccatgtttatcatcaattaatttgtATGAAGGTATTTTCTCAAATACAAACGGTCGATTAggacaatttttatttatgtgTTGAGCTAgaaattgttttaattttgaaaatatttcatattcaacaacaacaacaacagaaaaaaatatttacccGAAAGACAAATTTTGTCAAATTGCCAAACAGAACCATGATTATCGGAAATATCATCCCAATTGATTGTTCCATTTGCCTTATTGTACAATACACAGCTAGATTGATCATATTGAGCCAGAAATCTGCCTTTTATTTCACCAACATTTTTTGGTGTTCGTTTCTATTGATTTAATCGACAAAAAATACGGTAAATCTCAAAtctcaaacaacaacaacaacaaaaatcaacacaTACACGAACATTCGATTGTCTATCATCTGTACGTTTGCCtggaagaaaatcaaaacggCTACAAGTGCCAATCTTGTTTACACGATCTTCCAGACAATGATGGAAACATTCTTCTAAAACTTTTAATGGCGGTACGTTTTTACGTGTAATCtatataaatattgatttttttaatgataaatataaatttcaatcatagaTCATTGCAAATATGATAATCTTACAATTTCATATTGAGAATCATTCGAAAATAATTCGCCCGTTACTGGGGACTGAAATGAATTCACTGAAACCTTTTCAAACACTATTTTACCTTCACCATTATTACAGATTTGGgcttttaattattttttttgatttttaataatcgatgttgatgatggaaagacacaaacaagaaagaaagaaatagaaacaaaaaaaaaccaatcaaattgatgtaTTAATGGCacagaaaattttatcaatcatataCCTTCGGTCAGAATTCGTAATGCAGCTAAAAATGAAACTAATGGAACcattattgtcgttgtttttattctataattcactgataatgatgataatgatgatgatgatgttaattttgaatcatttaaaaacattttattatcaaccaaaaatgatcgattaatgttgccgatgatgatgttggaaTCTTCAATGgatcattcataatgatggaaTATATCAACTGTTAGACAAcgaaataaattcatcaacaaaaaaaaaacaaacgaacaaatcagcgatgatgatgatggataagTAATggcagtgaaaaaaaatcaaacaaacaaacaacaacaacaagtgtttGCGAAGGTGatattcaaattataatttatgGAAAGAATTATAGAATGTCCCAAAACTGCAAATATGTAAttgtgaatcaaaaattatttatgaaagtgatgaccatcattcacattcaccaTAATCTACTAAATGAATCAGTtagtcgttgttgttgttgttgttgtttgaatccTCCTCCcttgtttgaatttatttatttttctctggTAAATTCTGGTAGCCATttttggacattttttttctgaaaaaaattctcttttttttatattttatctCAATTAGCATAAATTGGTGgccatgttttttgttgttgtattataATGAATGGATTGGTCATCCATGCATATATCTTTTGTTCGTTTAATGTATATCGAGATCATCTGTgagacgttttttttcaaatagaaattgaattgaatgaatacaaaataacctaaatggtttttttttggaataaacacaatgatgatgataaactaacaacaacaacaacaacaacaacaaatctgTCGAATAACCTtaaccaaatgaaaataacggcatacaaatatatttttgtcatttatgATGCTACTAtagtattatcatcataatatatgCGGCTTTTGTTGTAATCAGTTCCggttttattattcattcattcattcattcattgtccAGACACATCCTTGGATGCGcccaaaatgtttttttatttccatatgacatttcaacattttatttatgtGTATGTATAATGTGAATAATGAGCAAATGATCAGCCAACCGATCAGTATTGGCCAGCCAAAGTTAGCCATTAGatcgaataaatgaataaccGAATTTGACAACATTTTTTGGCTGAcactgatttttttgttttgttttgatggtTCTATGTTTTCAAATCTGATTATAAATACATGGCCATGCATCcgatatattcatcatcatcaccatggaCATTAAAGATCTATTATCCCCCTTTGAGCACACAATGgcattcgtttttttatttgtttgtgtgtgttggtaGTAAAAGGTGATAAaacgaaatgtttttttttcgatttaaaaaaaaggaggttactaataatataataatgacaaataattcaaacagacaagaaaatgataatcgaaccgaaaaaaaaatttggtcattttttataacaacaacaaaaaacatcaaatcattcgaataatgatgaattgataccggaaataaatcaaacgcacacatacacacaatgatGGGTTTTCAATATACATCACATACGCTTTTGACATTGAacgcgaaaaaaaacaaattgaggaaatgaaaaaaaaaattctgtaactaaaaaatgaaaaaaatgaccaattcACTACGCTTTATCTCACGCTATATCTACATCACGCACATACATCAATAGACAAGGTCAAATtagatttaaaatttttttttttaattattcaaatcatcatcatcatcatcattaattcataatttattgttctgatgatgatgatgatgatgattgttcgattttttcaagtaaattttttggatacaattcattcaacaataaatcaatgatcaaatataataattgtttgttcaataaacgatattgtaatgatgaaaataaaataaatacaatttcttcatgtttttcataatcaacaaataattctaataatgattttggtaataaatttttcaataatttcattacCAATTTAGATCGTTGATTTTTCGTcatattcattggaaaattaatttttccattttcttgttgctgttgttgttgttgtccattatttctattatcagattcatcatgttttaatgattgttcaagataatcaatcattgtcatcatattgatcgttgtgaatgtttgttttaatttttttcgcaaatgataatgacaaaaacCTTGTAATGTTTGGCGAAATATTGGCCGAACAAGTATGAATAGATATTTTAATctatttgataatgaataaaaacgtATCAATATTGCCAGAATATAATCATAtagaaatttgaatgaaatttgttgatttctATTACCagtttgattatgatttccatcatcattatcggtcAATATGATTTCTGGCCACCATTGAACAATGAAACTTTTTCgtcttttattatttatttgattgttgttgctgctgttgttgttgtttgaattttttatttgttgtttttttggactttgttgttgttggccacttgttgttgttgttgttgttgctgttgtgatTGGATCCTTTTCACATGAAgtaataaaattctttaaaaatgaatataaatgttgtccctttttcttttgaaaattttgatggtACATTACGAATCATTTTGgttatattgaaatttccTTCAAATGTATCATTGGGTGAATTTAGAAAATTATAAAACAAACGGCTACGTTTCATCGATGCATTTGATAATAGTTGTtgtagaaatttttcaaatttttctctatGTGTTTCCAACAATTGTCTGGTTATACGAACAAATGTTCGACGCGATGGTAAACTAATAGCGTCAATTTCTTCACcatgaaattctttcaatttcgATTCTAATGTAtagaattcattgaattgtctttcattgatcatcaatgtacaagattcatcaacatcatctggTGAATGAAGTTTTTGTacatgaatttcaaaataataattttcacgATTTGTTATATCATCGATACGGGCAGAAATATGCGGTATGGTTACACGCCAATTAGTTAAATCTTCATTAAATGATgctgtatcatcatcattgtctatcacatcaatttgttcataATTATTGCCACGATGATGTTGTATGTTTTGATTAATATCAATCGAAATCGTTGGTTGcattattgaatcaacattaagtttttcattttccaatgattcCTTATattcgttattattgttaaaaTGTCCACAAATCAATTCTAAATAAGATtctgtttgaaaaaattgttgtgcATAATTCTCTAAAACATTATTGACAAATTCATTGGCTTCATACAATGATTTACAATTACGAAATTGATCCAC encodes:
- the Vinc gene encoding vinculin isoform X2; protein product: MCENFFFFEINSSLINNNNNNKVRHQQLSSLILFVFFCFKNSYIQSTMPTFHTKTIAGILEPVAQQVSRLVILHEEAEDGNAMPDLERPVQGVSKAVANLVKVGRDTINSSNDQILRQDMPASLQRVERASHLLEEASAMLKIDPYSQPARKKLIEGSRGILQGTSLLLTCFDESEVRKIIRECKKVLDYLAVAEVIDSMEDLVQFVKDLSPCLTKVSRDVDYREKELTHQVHREMLSRSLESIKTLAPVLICAMKIYVQLVAQGKTEHEAAENRNYLVHRMTDEINEIIRVLQLTTYDEDEWEADDLTRLKKAYNAILSKLAPAHDWLEDPTAMTGGVGEKSVRSIIENARRISDLVLPEDKDPIRKSANDIESMTNALCELRDEGKIATPQAQSLGHSINNQLKNLSNLVNRAIQNLERSGIQGPAHTVSGRVDQASKWLSNLSFDDKGIGSQAIKALVQDGRKIGQSCNPAQREDLYNLCNQVEMLQKQLEDLCRRGLGHTPQAQELARKLKLKLRELNKMIEQALITRVVDDFIDIVTPLKQFTDAVHMAEGTPNRENNFQEKANNLSQFSQRVANTARNVGAGLAKNKRLAEGLMNYSNQIESLTPQLISAGRIRFTHPDNKSADEHFENLKSQYQENLERLRNMVDEAVDSVSFVNASEDAILKYITLCENSIANRQPQGMVENTSNIARLANRVLGVAKQEADNSEDPNFISNVNRSADNLQRSITTMVQDAKNVALNIHDTPTASRWRESNKHLINCVSDVKHSLTPDMTSDQMSQLSIDDPHAPPRPPPPQVNNIAPPRPPPVIETDDEYDDRFPTLQPNQPIMMAAHDLHQEVRQWSSKENEIIAAAKKMAIHMARLSTLCGGQGTKKDLIACAKQIAEMSEEVTRLAKDQAKLCTDKRMRTNILQVCERIPTIGTQLRILSTVKATLLGAQGSQEDQEATEMLVGNAQNLMQSVKETVRACEAASIKIRTDSGVRMVWVRKQPWYQ
- the Vinc gene encoding vinculin isoform X1 encodes the protein MCENFFFFEINSSLINNNNNNKVRHQQLSSLILFVFFCFKNSYIQSTMPTFHTKTIAGILEPVAQQVSRLVILHEEAEDGNAMPDLERPVQGVSKAVANLVKVGRDTINSSNDQILRQDMPASLQRVERASHLLEEASAMLKIDPYSQPARKKLIEGSRGILQGTSLLLTCFDESEVRKIIRECKKVLDYLAVAEVIDSMEDLVQFVKDLSPCLTKVSRDVDYREKELTHQVHREMLSRSLESIKTLAPVLICAMKIYVQLVAQGKTEHEAAENRNYLVHRMTDEINEIIRVLQLTTYDEDEWEADDLTRLKKAYNAILSKLAPAHDWLEDPTAMTGGVGEKSVRSIIENARRISDLVLPEDKDPIRKSANDIESMTNALCELRDEGKIATPQAQSLGHSINNQLKNLSNLVNRAIQNLERSGIQGPAHTVSGRVDQASKWLSNLSFDDKGIGSQAIKALVQDGRKIGQSCNPAQREDLYNLCNQVEMLQKQLEDLCRRGLGHTPQAQELARKLKLKLRELNKMIEQALITRVVDDFIDIVTPLKQFTDAVHMAEGTPNRENNFQEKANNLSQFSQRVANTARNVGAGLAKNKRLAEGLMNYSNQIESLTPQLISAGRIRFTHPDNKSADEHFENLKSQYQENLERLRNMVDEAVDSVSFVNASEDAILKYITLCENSIANRQPQGMVENTSNIARLANRVLGVAKQEADNSEDPNFISNVNRSADNLQRSITTMVQDAKNVALNIHDTPTASRWRESNKHLINCVSDVKHSLTPDMTSDQMSQLSIDDEQFNKFDDTIKSTKPISDDEFKDIFSSLDGFIPDETRQPVVPRMVPVQTAPPPQIHPTPVHQPSPQIIDHHQHHHYTNYVPGSRSDPHAPPRPPPPQVNNIAPPRPPPVIETDDEYDDRFPTLQPNQPIMMAAHDLHQEVRQWSSKENEIIAAAKKMAIHMARLSTLCGGQGTKKDLIACAKQIAEMSEEVTRLAKDQAKLCTDKRMRTNILQVCERIPTIGTQLRILSTVKATLLGAQGSQEDQEATEMLVGNAQNLMQSVKETVRACEAASIKIRTDSGVRMVWVRKQPWYQ